One segment of Aulosira sp. FACHB-615 DNA contains the following:
- a CDS encoding metal ABC transporter substrate-binding protein, producing MKTSAWLLILSLSLTACNAPPNTTVSPNPGGTGATAKPVQNQTKSKLTVVTTVAPITNIVSNIAGDRTQVKGIIPEGADSHTFEPRPSDADLLSKANLIIVNGLRLEVPTEKLAKTSKPKETNIYELGNNTITEAQWIYDFSFPKEKGDPNPHLWVNPKYAEAYAKLAAQQLTKLDPEGKEYYEKNLTNYLQRLDELDKVTREVVASIPAKNRKLLTYHDSWAYWAREYGFEVIGAIQPSDFKEPSAQDVAKLIDQIRKSGVPAIFGSEVYPSKVEEQIAREAKVKIANTSDDELPGTGSANAIENTNPQHTYIGMMANNLRIMAANLGGNPQLVDKLNTTNVVGPATTANK from the coding sequence ATGAAAACATCTGCGTGGTTATTAATACTTAGTTTGTCACTAACAGCTTGTAATGCACCACCAAATACAACAGTGTCTCCTAACCCTGGTGGCACTGGTGCGACTGCAAAACCTGTGCAGAATCAAACTAAAAGTAAACTAACTGTTGTGACCACAGTTGCACCGATCACGAATATTGTGAGTAATATTGCAGGCGATCGCACTCAAGTCAAAGGCATTATTCCTGAAGGTGCTGACTCTCATACATTTGAACCGCGCCCTAGTGATGCTGATTTGTTATCCAAAGCTAATTTGATTATCGTCAACGGACTGCGTTTAGAAGTACCCACGGAAAAACTCGCAAAAACTTCTAAACCCAAAGAAACAAATATTTATGAACTGGGGAACAACACTATTACGGAAGCCCAATGGATTTATGATTTTAGCTTTCCCAAAGAAAAAGGAGACCCCAATCCCCATTTATGGGTAAACCCCAAATATGCAGAAGCTTATGCTAAATTAGCCGCGCAACAATTAACAAAGTTAGACCCCGAAGGGAAAGAATACTACGAGAAAAATTTGACGAACTACTTGCAACGTCTGGACGAATTAGACAAAGTTACCCGTGAAGTGGTGGCGAGTATTCCTGCTAAAAATCGCAAACTGTTAACATACCACGACTCTTGGGCTTACTGGGCTAGAGAATATGGCTTTGAAGTTATCGGCGCAATTCAACCATCTGATTTTAAAGAACCTTCCGCCCAAGATGTTGCCAAACTCATCGACCAAATTCGCAAATCTGGAGTACCTGCAATTTTTGGTTCAGAAGTCTACCCCAGCAAAGTTGAAGAACAAATTGCCAGAGAAGCCAAAGTCAAAATAGCCAATACCTCTGATGATGAATTACCAGGAACGGGATCAGCTAATGCCATAGAAAATACTAATCCCCAGCATACTTACATTGGCATGATGGCAAACAATCTGCGAATCATGGCCGCAAATCTGGGCGGAAATCCTCAATTAGTTGACAAGCTAAATACTACCAATGTCGTCGGCCCAGCTACCACGGCTAATAAATAA
- a CDS encoding cadmium resistance transporter, producing the protein MNGIINSIPTGITAFTATNLDDLVILTLLFSQVNASFRCRHIVIGQYLGFSTLVIASLVGFLGGLILPSEWMGFLGFAPIVIGLHRLLNPDQDSSETTASEPELTKSSPLTNWLSPQAFSVAAITIANGSDNVSIYMPLFANADFSSLLVIIAVFLSLVGVWCYGTYKLTCQPAICNLISQYGNNIVPFVLIGLGVFIVLDSASLPPIALVVSCLVLTGLVKLYGINAQVETSSDVDWRI; encoded by the coding sequence ATGAATGGAATTATTAACAGTATTCCCACTGGTATCACAGCTTTTACCGCTACAAATTTGGATGATTTAGTTATCCTGACGCTGTTATTCTCGCAAGTGAATGCAAGTTTCCGTTGTCGACACATTGTGATTGGTCAATATCTAGGTTTTAGTACATTAGTAATTGCTAGTTTAGTTGGTTTTTTAGGAGGTTTAATTCTACCTTCTGAGTGGATGGGTTTTCTTGGTTTTGCACCCATTGTTATTGGCTTACATCGTCTATTGAATCCAGATCAAGATTCATCTGAAACAACCGCATCAGAACCAGAATTAACTAAATCTTCTCCCTTAACTAACTGGTTATCTCCCCAAGCTTTTAGTGTTGCTGCTATTACTATTGCGAATGGTAGTGATAATGTCAGCATTTATATGCCATTGTTTGCTAATGCAGATTTCTCTAGTTTACTAGTGATTATTGCAGTCTTTTTATCGCTTGTTGGTGTTTGGTGCTACGGCACATATAAACTTACCTGCCAACCTGCTATCTGTAATTTAATTTCGCAATATGGTAACAACATTGTTCCCTTTGTGTTGATTGGTTTAGGTGTGTTTATCGTTTTAGATAGTGCTTCATTACCTCCCATTGCGTTAGTTGTTAGCTGTTTAGTTTTAACAGGCTTAGTCAAACTATATGGCATCAATGCACAAGTAGAAACATCTAGTGATGTTGACTGGAGAATATAG
- a CDS encoding DUF1003 domain-containing protein: MKPVVNQKLATQQITTEELTPGQRLADKLASHVGSWKFLICQSTVLAGWVGLNLAPGVPHWDESPFILLNLVFSFASAYTAPIVLMSQNRQSDTDRRNADIDHQVNLRAGQNIELLHEKLDKLHTQQIAELTEIVKEQQQMLREMKVHLSVSKEVKDNRVTLAPGLVVQINEKFPKTAPFTPVSKQDKFVDDHTKVIDQYIRR; encoded by the coding sequence ATGAAGCCAGTAGTTAATCAAAAATTGGCAACGCAACAAATTACAACTGAAGAATTAACTCCCGGTCAACGCCTTGCAGATAAACTCGCATCTCATGTAGGTTCTTGGAAATTTCTGATTTGTCAAAGCACAGTTTTAGCCGGATGGGTTGGTTTAAACTTAGCACCAGGAGTTCCTCACTGGGATGAGTCACCATTCATTCTGCTGAACTTGGTGTTTTCTTTCGCTTCAGCTTACACTGCACCAATTGTATTAATGAGTCAAAACCGCCAGTCTGATACTGACCGAAGAAACGCCGACATTGACCATCAGGTAAACTTACGCGCCGGACAAAATATTGAACTACTCCATGAAAAACTGGATAAATTACATACACAACAAATTGCTGAGTTGACTGAAATCGTGAAAGAACAGCAACAAATGTTGCGGGAAATGAAAGTACATTTAAGTGTTTCCAAGGAGGTTAAAGATAATCGCGTTACTTTAGCACCAGGACTCGTTGTACAAATTAACGAAAAATTTCCGAAAACAGCACCTTTTACTCCAGTTAGTAAACAAGATAAGTTCGTTGATGATCATACCAAAGTTATTGATCAATACATTCGTCGATAA
- a CDS encoding carbohydrate ABC transporter permease, with product MSQLTSKNWILIQQKLTPYLFLLPALVLLGLTVFWPALQAFYLSFTSYEDISQPPQWIGFGNFLRLWKDAVFWKTLENTFLYLVGVVPILVITPLGLAILVNQKLRGVSWFRAAYYTPVVISMVVAGIAWKWLYAENGLLNQLLKTLGIFPEGIPWLTSPDKILGILPISLASVMAVTMWKGLGYYMVIYLAGLQSIPADVYEAAAIDGSDGIKKHWDITIPLMRPYLALVAVISAISATKVFEEVYIMTQGGPLNSSKTIVYYLYEQAFSNLDISYACTIGLILFLIILGLSVLRLTLNQSGGDSLV from the coding sequence ATGAGTCAACTGACATCTAAAAATTGGATTCTCATCCAACAAAAACTTACACCATACTTGTTTTTGCTACCAGCGTTAGTACTGTTGGGGTTAACTGTCTTCTGGCCTGCATTACAAGCCTTTTACCTCAGTTTCACCAGCTATGAAGATATTTCCCAGCCACCACAATGGATAGGTTTTGGGAATTTTCTGCGGTTGTGGAAAGACGCAGTGTTTTGGAAAACTTTAGAAAACACCTTTCTTTATCTAGTGGGTGTAGTTCCCATTCTCGTAATTACTCCCCTGGGTTTAGCAATTTTAGTCAATCAAAAACTGCGGGGTGTTAGTTGGTTTAGAGCCGCATATTATACACCAGTAGTAATTTCAATGGTAGTTGCAGGTATCGCCTGGAAATGGTTATACGCCGAAAACGGTTTACTGAATCAGTTACTCAAAACTTTAGGAATTTTCCCCGAAGGAATTCCTTGGTTAACTAGTCCAGATAAAATTTTGGGGATTTTACCCATTTCTCTAGCCAGTGTGATGGCTGTAACTATGTGGAAAGGCTTGGGCTACTACATGGTAATTTATTTAGCTGGGTTACAATCAATCCCGGCTGATGTTTATGAAGCCGCCGCTATTGATGGTTCAGATGGTATTAAAAAACATTGGGATATTACGATACCTTTAATGAGACCTTATTTAGCTTTAGTAGCAGTAATTTCAGCTATTTCCGCTACAAAAGTTTTTGAAGAAGTATATATCATGACTCAAGGCGGGCCACTCAATAGTTCTAAAACCATTGTTTATTATTTATATGAACAAGCTTTTAGTAATTTAGACATTAGCTATGCTTGTACAATTGGATTAATATTATTTTTAATAATTTTAGGTCTGTCAGTTTTACGGTTAACTCTTAATCAATCAGGTGGAGATTCTCTAGTTTAG
- a CDS encoding metal ABC transporter ATP-binding protein: METILEIKNLTCGFQTQPVLTNVNLCLYPGQLSGLVGPSGSGKTTLIKAILGLVKPWAGEIWFRGKRLKPGTAPPKVGYVPQVETVDWNFPVTALEVVMMGRYRKQQFLPWSSYRDRIIAKALLERVGIAHIANRPIGELSGGQQQRVFIARALVGEPEIVLLDEPTSSSDLRVQHELLHLLAELNQQGLTILLSTHDLNSVATHLPWVVCFNHSVIAQGEPSDVFTPAILKQTFGAEMVVFHQSDRILIANAGTSLRHQMQDNLPDILRKIPSSHNGHNSKSSSSSN; this comes from the coding sequence ATGGAAACAATATTAGAAATTAAAAATCTTACCTGTGGTTTTCAAACTCAACCAGTGTTGACGAATGTCAATTTGTGCTTATATCCTGGGCAACTTTCTGGTTTAGTGGGGCCTTCTGGTAGTGGTAAAACTACTCTAATTAAAGCCATATTAGGGTTAGTTAAACCTTGGGCAGGAGAAATTTGGTTTCGTGGAAAACGTTTAAAACCGGGAACCGCGCCGCCAAAGGTGGGTTATGTCCCGCAAGTAGAAACAGTAGATTGGAATTTTCCGGTAACTGCACTGGAAGTAGTGATGATGGGGCGTTACCGCAAACAGCAATTTTTACCTTGGTCATCATACCGCGATCGCATCATAGCTAAAGCTTTATTAGAACGGGTAGGAATAGCGCACATTGCTAATCGTCCCATTGGTGAGTTATCTGGTGGACAACAGCAACGGGTATTTATTGCTAGGGCGTTAGTTGGTGAACCAGAAATTGTTCTGTTAGATGAACCAACCAGTAGTTCTGATTTACGAGTGCAGCATGAATTATTACATTTGTTGGCGGAACTAAATCAACAAGGGTTAACAATTCTACTTTCTACCCATGATTTAAATTCGGTAGCGACTCATTTACCTTGGGTAGTGTGTTTTAATCACAGTGTTATTGCCCAAGGTGAACCCAGCGATGTGTTTACACCTGCAATTTTAAAGCAGACCTTTGGTGCAGAAATGGTGGTATTTCATCAAAGCGATCGCATTTTGATTGCTAATGCAGGTACTTCCTTACGCCATCAAATGCAAGACAATTTACCCGATATTCTCAGAAAAATTCCCTCAAGCCACAACGGACATAATTCTAAATCTTCAAGTAGTAGCAATTAG
- a CDS encoding exopolysaccharide biosynthesis protein, with the protein MPLRFSQEIKSLLQRLSNHHLTLGDILAETAERGFSLIIALLVLPFLFPMPPGLAGPFGAACLLVSIQMVFGRRSPWLPKQIARYQFPRPFAQLILKNLQRLTKIVEKITRPRLKRIASNPLTWRLNGLCISWLTILLMLPLPLTNPIPTIGILLLAIATLEADGLLICIGYIITALITSFFAFLGYAVWLAPGLLPNFFK; encoded by the coding sequence ATGCCTCTAAGATTTTCGCAAGAAATTAAATCCTTGCTACAACGCTTATCTAATCACCACTTAACTTTAGGTGATATTTTGGCAGAGACTGCGGAACGAGGGTTTAGCCTGATAATAGCTTTATTAGTTTTACCTTTTTTGTTTCCCATGCCTCCAGGGTTAGCTGGGCCTTTTGGTGCTGCTTGCTTGCTGGTTTCTATACAGATGGTTTTTGGCAGGCGATCGCCTTGGCTACCAAAACAAATCGCCAGATATCAATTTCCGCGTCCATTTGCCCAACTTATCTTAAAAAATCTCCAACGTCTCACAAAAATAGTCGAAAAAATTACCCGTCCACGCCTAAAGCGCATCGCCAGTAATCCCTTAACTTGGCGACTGAATGGGTTATGTATTTCTTGGTTAACAATATTGCTAATGCTACCATTACCTTTAACAAATCCGATTCCGACTATTGGCATATTACTATTAGCAATTGCGACTCTCGAAGCTGATGGTTTATTGATTTGTATTGGTTATATTATTACTGCTTTAATTACTTCTTTCTTTGCATTTCTGGGATATGCAGTCTGGTTAGCACCTGGGTTATTACCTAATTTTTTTAAATAA
- a CDS encoding type II toxin-antitoxin system VapC family toxin — MKLLLDTQAFLWFVLNDRSLSQVACNLIVDPLNDILLSPVSYWEIAIKVSIGKYQIPESFATWIERSNLRQRIGNITY, encoded by the coding sequence ATGAAGTTGTTACTCGATACTCAGGCATTTCTTTGGTTTGTACTTAATGATCGCTCTCTTAGTCAAGTTGCTTGTAATTTGATTGTTGATCCTTTGAATGACATCTTACTAAGTCCTGTTTCCTATTGGGAAATTGCTATCAAAGTTAGTATTGGTAAATATCAAATTCCTGAAAGCTTTGCTACCTGGATTGAGCGTTCAAATCTACGTCAACGAATTGGAAATATTACCTATTAA
- a CDS encoding metal ABC transporter permease, whose protein sequence is MEFLLKPFAYEFFSRAVIVGMMAGLLCGVMGVYIITRRMSYIAHGLSHAILGGAVLSYVLGLNFYIGSGIWGFAAALLIQYLTGRKVYSDAAIGIVTTASFALGVAVISTYRKFSQNFEAALFGNVLGVSPTDLWFVTVVSIVILGLVFVFYRPLLFWCFDREVAQVHGVPVVVMDTLFALMLATLLVATLNILGVTLIISAVVIPASIARLLSDRFGYIMIISGILGAAIAFVGIYLSYYLDIASGASVVLLSTLIFAGVLLWKSIQSRRKRYLPPISTQHYQG, encoded by the coding sequence ATGGAATTTCTACTTAAACCTTTTGCTTATGAATTTTTTAGCCGTGCTGTCATTGTGGGGATGATGGCGGGGCTATTGTGCGGTGTGATGGGTGTATATATCATTACTCGCAGGATGAGTTACATTGCTCATGGTCTTTCTCATGCTATTTTGGGCGGAGCAGTGTTGAGCTATGTTTTAGGGCTAAATTTTTATATTGGTTCGGGAATTTGGGGATTTGCTGCCGCCTTGCTTATCCAATATCTTACAGGGCGCAAAGTATATTCTGATGCTGCCATTGGAATTGTTACCACGGCGAGTTTTGCTTTGGGTGTCGCGGTAATTAGTACCTATCGCAAATTTAGCCAAAACTTTGAAGCGGCTTTATTTGGCAATGTCTTGGGCGTTTCTCCTACAGATTTGTGGTTTGTGACGGTAGTATCGATTGTGATTTTAGGCTTAGTGTTTGTATTTTATCGCCCTTTGTTGTTTTGGTGTTTTGATAGAGAAGTAGCACAGGTGCATGGTGTACCAGTGGTGGTGATGGATACATTATTTGCTTTAATGCTGGCAACTTTGTTAGTCGCCACATTAAATATTTTGGGAGTGACATTAATTATCTCTGCGGTAGTGATTCCAGCTTCCATTGCGCGACTGTTGAGCGATCGCTTTGGTTATATTATGATTATTTCTGGCATTTTAGGCGCAGCGATCGCATTTGTGGGAATTTACCTCAGCTACTACTTAGATATTGCCTCTGGCGCTAGTGTAGTTTTGCTATCCACTTTAATTTTTGCTGGTGTCTTACTGTGGAAAAGCATTCAAAGTCGGCGAAAACGCTACTTACCACCTATTTCTACACAACATTATCAAGGGTAG
- a CDS encoding type II toxin-antitoxin system Phd/YefM family antitoxin, producing MTRISLTEAQLHLPELIASLQPGEEVEIITGDRTVARLIAELPPLRKPRQPGSAIGTLTILSDDETHLEDFQNYMP from the coding sequence ATGACAAGAATTTCATTAACAGAAGCGCAACTTCATTTACCCGAACTGATTGCTAGTTTGCAACCTGGTGAAGAAGTAGAAATTATTACAGGCGATCGCACTGTCGCCAGACTAATTGCCGAACTTCCGCCACTGCGTAAACCACGACAGCCCGGTAGTGCGATCGGAACTTTAACTATTTTGTCTGACGATGAAACCCACTTAGAAGACTTTCAAAATTATATGCCATGA
- a CDS encoding HlyD family efflux transporter periplasmic adaptor subunit: MTSPLFANAAQARQTKQRFAKPEDQLSYELGKAVQELPPLYTRLLAGTISLALFGTIAWANFSEIDEVAIAQGELIASTQVRPLTSLGNGMILAVKVKEGDRVTKNQVLIQRDPDFQKTDVNRLTESSQLIKDDLERLDVERIGGQSTGEKLQDELLIARLRDYQARQATAEAEANRQRALLDQAKVRLTRLRENLETAKTALVNSKANLANAQNIRATVKEALTIAKNRETKLRTLITPGAVPRVDYLEAQERLNRATTDVTRSEDEVTNASNRVSEAQDRVVSLEKDIAAQVQEVRQAEEAFQGARNQAQRVTSERQSEILTQMNKRKEELTTVSGQLAQAKKQQDGETIKAPVAGTIYRIKATKGPVQSGEELLSILPDGEELELEVKVLNRDIGFIRPGMKAKVKMATFPFQEFGTIDGTVVQVSPNAVVDKDLGLVFPTRIQMNKHSLNVRGKEVVFTPGMVATGEIVTRKKSILTFLIEPVTRRFSEAFSVR; this comes from the coding sequence ATGACTTCTCCCCTATTTGCCAATGCTGCTCAAGCGCGTCAAACAAAACAGCGATTCGCCAAGCCAGAGGATCAATTGTCTTATGAGTTAGGTAAGGCAGTTCAAGAATTGCCCCCGCTTTATACTAGATTATTAGCCGGAACCATTAGTTTAGCGTTATTCGGCACGATCGCCTGGGCGAATTTCTCGGAAATTGATGAAGTAGCCATCGCTCAAGGGGAATTAATTGCTTCCACCCAAGTCAGACCTTTGACATCGCTGGGGAATGGGATGATTTTAGCAGTGAAGGTGAAAGAAGGCGATCGCGTCACCAAAAATCAAGTATTAATTCAACGCGACCCCGATTTCCAAAAAACAGACGTAAACCGCCTGACAGAATCTAGCCAGTTGATTAAAGATGACTTAGAGCGTTTGGATGTAGAACGCATCGGCGGTCAAAGCACTGGTGAGAAATTGCAAGATGAACTGTTAATAGCACGTCTGCGCGATTATCAAGCACGTCAAGCCACCGCCGAAGCCGAAGCCAACCGCCAACGCGCCCTCCTCGACCAAGCAAAAGTCCGCCTAACAAGATTGCGAGAAAATTTAGAAACTGCCAAAACTGCATTAGTTAACTCTAAAGCTAATCTTGCTAATGCTCAAAATATCCGCGCCACAGTCAAAGAAGCATTAACAATTGCCAAAAATCGAGAAACCAAACTCCGCACCTTGATTACTCCTGGTGCTGTCCCTAGAGTTGATTACTTAGAAGCGCAAGAACGATTAAATCGTGCTACCACAGATGTCACCAGATCAGAAGATGAAGTAACCAACGCGAGTAACAGAGTCTCAGAAGCACAGGATCGCGTTGTCTCCCTCGAAAAAGACATCGCAGCCCAAGTCCAAGAAGTACGTCAAGCCGAAGAAGCTTTTCAAGGGGCGCGTAATCAAGCACAACGTGTCACATCTGAGCGTCAAAGCGAAATTTTGACTCAAATGAACAAGCGCAAAGAAGAATTAACCACTGTCTCTGGTCAATTAGCCCAGGCGAAAAAGCAACAAGATGGAGAAACCATTAAAGCACCTGTGGCTGGGACAATCTACAGAATTAAGGCGACCAAAGGCCCCGTACAATCAGGGGAAGAATTACTGTCAATCTTGCCAGATGGCGAAGAATTAGAACTAGAGGTGAAAGTCCTCAACCGCGATATTGGCTTTATTCGTCCAGGAATGAAAGCAAAGGTTAAAATGGCTACTTTCCCTTTCCAAGAATTCGGCACTATTGATGGCACAGTCGTACAAGTTAGTCCCAATGCCGTGGTTGATAAGGACTTAGGTTTGGTTTTCCCCACCAGAATTCAAATGAATAAACATTCCCTAAATGTACGGGGTAAAGAAGTAGTATTTACACCCGGTATGGTAGCTACAGGAGAAATTGTCACGCGCAAAAAATCAATTTTAACTTTCCTGATCGAACCTGTAACTCGGCGATTTAGCGAAGCTTTTTCTGTTAGGTAA
- a CDS encoding lipid kinase — protein sequence MEADNWQQTRQRSIPVNSRALLLVNRHARQGEQRLREATHYLNKLGFKLIEESTESPKHLSEIIRRYQHEVDLVIVGGGDGTLNAAVEALVETQLPLGILPLGTANDLARTLAIPNSLAEACEIIAYGELRRIDLGWVNGKHFFNVASMGLSVKITQKLTKERKRRWGVLAYIATALQVIWESRPFSAEIKIKDQSFRVKTVQIAIGNGRYYGGGMAVVHDATIDDQRLDLYSLEIEHWWQIIPLLPAMRQGRHIHWRSVRALQGQKFEIYTRKPRPINTDGEITTYTPASFKVIPKAIPVLVPPI from the coding sequence ATGGAAGCTGATAATTGGCAACAAACAAGACAAAGGTCAATACCAGTAAATTCCCGTGCGTTACTGTTAGTTAATCGTCATGCCCGCCAAGGAGAGCAAAGATTACGAGAAGCAACTCATTATCTAAATAAACTTGGCTTTAAATTAATAGAAGAATCTACCGAAAGCCCCAAACATCTTTCAGAAATTATTCGCCGTTATCAACATGAAGTTGATTTAGTAATTGTGGGTGGTGGTGATGGAACTTTAAACGCCGCAGTGGAAGCTTTAGTAGAAACACAATTACCTTTAGGAATTTTACCTTTAGGTACTGCCAACGATTTAGCCAGAACATTAGCAATTCCCAATTCCTTAGCAGAAGCTTGCGAAATTATTGCCTATGGAGAATTGCGCCGCATTGATTTAGGTTGGGTAAACGGGAAACATTTTTTTAATGTTGCCAGTATGGGATTGAGTGTCAAAATTACCCAAAAACTCACCAAAGAAAGAAAACGTCGTTGGGGAGTATTAGCTTATATTGCCACTGCATTACAAGTAATTTGGGAGTCTCGCCCCTTTAGCGCCGAAATTAAAATCAAGGATCAATCCTTTCGTGTTAAAACTGTGCAGATTGCGATCGGTAACGGTCGTTATTATGGTGGTGGTATGGCAGTAGTTCACGATGCCACTATTGATGATCAAAGATTGGATCTCTACAGTTTAGAAATAGAACACTGGTGGCAAATCATACCCTTATTGCCAGCAATGCGCCAAGGTAGACATATTCACTGGCGGAGTGTACGGGCGCTGCAAGGACAAAAATTTGAAATTTATACTCGCAAACCCCGCCCAATTAATACTGATGGGGAAATCACAACTTATACTCCTGCCAGTTTTAAAGTCATACCCAAGGCAATACCGGTTTTAGTACCGCCAATATAA
- a CDS encoding type II toxin-antitoxin system VapC family toxin: MEILPIKVSHTAAIVNLPFHHKDPFDRLLVAQAITEKIPIISADAVLDNYAVTRYW; this comes from the coding sequence TTGGAAATATTACCTATTAAAGTTTCTCATACAGCCGCGATTGTTAATTTACCATTTCATCATAAAGATCCCTTTGATCGGCTTTTAGTTGCTCAAGCAATCACAGAAAAGATTCCGATCATTAGTGCAGATGCAGTTTTAGACAATTACGCAGTCACTCGTTATTGGTAA
- a CDS encoding SDR family oxidoreductase gives MFLVTGATGGIGRRVVRLLRQQEQSVRAFVRLTSHYSELEHRGAEIFIGDLRQTRDIEKATQGVTYIISTHGSDGDALSLDYRANIELIDQAKANQVQHFVFVSVLGVDRGYEDAPVFKAKRAVERYLVDSGLNYTILRPSGLASNLLPLAEQFRETGLYLLIGDRKNRSSVVSTDDLAKMIVDSVKLTQAHNQILPVGGPEILQREDIPQIFGRIFNKEPIVINPPVFLVDGLRHIIGLFSPQAQTALGTYRTLLSNEFFCKKDEIANLEKIFNFQLETLENFLRRYLAV, from the coding sequence ATGTTTTTAGTAACAGGAGCAACGGGGGGAATTGGTCGTCGTGTTGTGCGACTGCTACGCCAACAAGAACAATCAGTCAGGGCGTTTGTGCGGCTGACCTCACATTATAGTGAGTTAGAACATCGGGGCGCAGAAATTTTTATTGGTGACTTGCGCCAAACTAGAGATATAGAAAAAGCAACTCAAGGTGTCACATATATTATCAGCACTCATGGTTCTGATGGTGATGCTCTCTCACTAGACTATCGCGCCAACATAGAACTAATTGACCAAGCAAAAGCTAACCAAGTTCAGCATTTTGTGTTTGTGTCTGTGTTGGGAGTCGATCGCGGCTATGAAGATGCGCCTGTGTTTAAAGCTAAACGCGCAGTCGAAAGATATTTGGTAGATAGTGGCTTAAATTACACAATTTTACGTCCATCTGGACTAGCATCTAATTTGCTGCCACTGGCAGAACAGTTTCGAGAAACAGGATTGTATTTACTAATTGGCGATCGCAAAAACCGTAGCTCAGTTGTGAGTACAGATGATTTAGCAAAAATGATAGTTGATTCTGTCAAACTTACACAGGCGCATAACCAAATATTGCCAGTTGGGGGGCCAGAAATTTTGCAACGGGAAGATATTCCGCAAATTTTTGGTCGAATTTTTAATAAAGAACCGATAGTCATCAACCCACCAGTTTTCTTAGTGGATGGCTTAAGACATATTATTGGTTTGTTCAGTCCGCAAGCGCAAACAGCCTTGGGGACTTATCGGACATTGCTATCTAATGAATTTTTCTGTAAAAAAGATGAAATAGCTAATTTAGAGAAGATTTTCAATTTTCAGTTGGAAACTTTGGAAAATTTTTTACGACGCTATTTAGCAGTTTGA